Proteins encoded together in one Rhodospirillaceae bacterium window:
- a CDS encoding CoA transferase — MAQSNGATRGKAESKAGGPLSGIVIIDLTRVLAGPFCTMLLSDLGARVIKVENPKGGDDSRAYGPFINGKSGYFIAQNRGSESIALDLKNEADQAILHRLLRGADVMIENFRPGTMARLGFGQEDLKRLYPKLIYASTSGFGQTGPYADRPAYDIIAQAMGGIMSITGHEGGEPTRVGASIGDLGAGLFTALGIVSALHHRHQSGEGIAVDVAMLDSQLALLENAIARYYSTGTSPKPLGARHPSIAPFEAYRTKDSYVVIACGNDSLFRTFCGVVQHATLADDPRFATNAKRSEHVTQLKEMLESFLTQNTTDYWLELFNRTGIPSAPINNVEQAIHDPQVQHRQIVLPIDDPSVAPLEVAGSPIKFSGFATPAMRPAAPELDQDRARILADFPEAS, encoded by the coding sequence ATGGCGCAATCGAACGGGGCGACCCGAGGCAAGGCCGAGAGTAAGGCCGGGGGGCCGCTTTCCGGCATCGTGATCATCGACCTCACCCGGGTGCTGGCGGGGCCGTTCTGCACCATGTTGCTCTCTGACCTGGGTGCCCGGGTGATCAAGGTGGAAAATCCCAAAGGCGGCGATGATTCCCGCGCCTACGGCCCCTTCATCAACGGCAAGTCCGGCTATTTCATTGCCCAGAACCGGGGAAGCGAATCGATCGCCCTCGATCTCAAGAATGAAGCTGACCAGGCGATCCTGCACCGGCTGCTGCGCGGCGCCGATGTAATGATCGAGAATTTTCGGCCCGGCACCATGGCACGGCTCGGTTTTGGCCAGGAAGACCTGAAGCGGCTCTACCCTAAGCTGATTTACGCCTCGACCTCCGGCTTCGGCCAGACCGGTCCCTATGCCGACCGCCCGGCCTACGACATCATCGCCCAGGCCATGGGCGGCATCATGAGCATCACCGGCCATGAGGGTGGCGAGCCGACCCGTGTCGGCGCCTCGATCGGCGATCTCGGTGCCGGCCTGTTCACGGCGCTGGGCATCGTCTCGGCGTTGCACCACCGCCATCAGTCCGGCGAAGGCATCGCCGTTGATGTCGCCATGCTCGACAGCCAGTTGGCGCTGCTGGAGAACGCCATCGCGCGCTATTACTCCACCGGCACATCGCCCAAGCCCCTGGGTGCGCGGCACCCGTCGATCGCCCCCTTCGAGGCATACCGGACGAAAGACAGTTATGTCGTCATCGCCTGCGGCAATGATTCGCTGTTCAGGACCTTCTGCGGCGTGGTGCAGCACGCGACATTGGCGGACGATCCGCGCTTTGCCACCAACGCCAAGCGGTCGGAACATGTCACCCAGTTGAAGGAAATGCTGGAGAGCTTCCTCACCCAGAACACCACCGACTATTGGCTGGAGCTGTTCAACCGCACCGGCATTCCATCAGCGCCGATCAACAATGTGGAACAGGCGATCCATGATCCGCAGGTGCAGCACCGGCAGATCGTGCTACCGATCGACGATCCCAGCGTGGCACCGCTGGAAGTCGCCGGCTCGCCGATCAAATTCTCCGGATTTGCGACACCGGCGATGCGGCCGGCGGCGCCGGAGCTTGACCAGGATCGCGCGCGCATCCTGGCCGATTTTCCGGAAGCCAGCTAA
- a CDS encoding penicillin acylase family protein, whose protein sequence is MSNWLRWTLRIFVILVLFVAAAGLGSYLWLRTRLPQAEGDITLPGIPAAVSITRDDRGVPTIAAQSSNDAYFALGFVHAQDRLFQMDAMRRLGAGRLSEVLGPDTLETDRLMRTLGLYRSAEAQVLAASPALKSVLNAYSAGVNAFIAAHDGAWPPEFYLLGYRPTPWRPADSLVWGRLMALDLSNNWQGETTNRLMKRALPPYLFDLLVSAPTARAASNDDGSVPNWRQPLSYASNSWAVGPLLSASEKPLIANDPHLGLSLPATWYLARLETPDMTWTGATAPGLPFIMIGTNGHVAWTFTTTHGDTQDLFEERIVPERPDHYVTPTGPQPFLTRQETIRIKDAPEIEITVRSTRHGPVVSDLSDDGVAPDTVLALAWTALLPGDRTPESILAMNHARDATALEVALVDFHAPEQNVVYADRTGATGFIAAGRVPLRRAIFAESRLPAPGWSGAYDWLGTLPMAALPQLHGDRNGVLVTANNDIRPAGYRPFITADWPEEDRANRIGALLENKAEITPDHLKAVQMDNHSAPVLAFVRRWLPVLAKADPQMAGILEAWDGAMDRDLAAPLIATILIDRVAKQLLADEMRGHFPDWWFWQIDRLQLILADGRACDDIVSPAKESCADILVAAFRDTRRDLAEAYGPDAATWRWGDSHRAHFNHPVFRHVPLLRDWLDADLPTDGDFFTVNRGTPLPPRGGVALAHVHGPGLRFVLDFAAPEAAQFALAGGQSGNPLSRHYDDWLTDWRDGVYRGLKGGGAAQLVLQPADPD, encoded by the coding sequence ATGAGCAATTGGTTGCGCTGGACACTCCGCATCTTCGTCATCTTGGTGCTGTTTGTCGCCGCCGCTGGCTTGGGCAGCTATCTGTGGCTACGCACGAGGCTGCCCCAGGCCGAGGGTGACATCACCCTGCCCGGCATCCCCGCCGCGGTCTCGATCACGCGTGACGATCGCGGCGTCCCCACCATTGCTGCACAGTCCAGCAACGATGCCTATTTCGCGCTTGGCTTCGTCCATGCGCAGGACCGGCTGTTCCAGATGGATGCGATGCGCCGACTTGGCGCCGGGCGCCTGTCCGAGGTTCTGGGTCCGGACACGCTTGAAACCGACCGCCTGATGCGGACGCTGGGACTCTACCGTTCGGCTGAGGCTCAGGTGCTGGCGGCAAGTCCGGCGCTCAAATCCGTGCTCAACGCCTATAGCGCCGGCGTGAACGCCTTCATCGCCGCGCATGACGGTGCTTGGCCGCCGGAATTCTATCTGCTGGGCTACCGGCCAACGCCTTGGCGACCGGCGGATTCCCTGGTCTGGGGCCGCTTGATGGCGCTCGATCTTTCCAACAATTGGCAGGGGGAAACGACCAACCGGTTGATGAAGCGTGCCCTGCCGCCATACCTATTCGACCTGCTGGTATCTGCGCCGACGGCGCGCGCCGCCAGCAATGATGACGGCAGCGTGCCGAACTGGCGTCAACCGCTCAGCTACGCATCTAACAGCTGGGCCGTGGGTCCCCTTCTCAGTGCCAGCGAAAAGCCGCTCATCGCCAACGATCCGCATCTGGGCCTCAGCCTGCCCGCAACCTGGTATCTGGCGCGCCTCGAAACACCGGATATGACTTGGACGGGGGCGACGGCACCTGGCCTTCCCTTCATCATGATCGGCACCAATGGCCATGTCGCCTGGACCTTCACCACCACCCATGGGGATACCCAGGATCTGTTCGAAGAACGGATCGTGCCGGAGCGCCCCGATCACTACGTGACCCCGACTGGCCCGCAGCCATTCCTCACACGGCAGGAAACGATCAGGATCAAGGATGCGCCGGAGATCGAGATCACCGTGCGCAGCACACGTCACGGCCCGGTCGTCTCCGATCTCAGCGACGATGGCGTGGCGCCGGACACCGTGCTGGCCCTGGCCTGGACGGCACTGCTGCCGGGTGACCGCACGCCGGAAAGCATCCTCGCCATGAACCATGCGCGCGATGCGACAGCGCTGGAAGTGGCGCTGGTCGATTTTCACGCGCCTGAGCAGAACGTGGTCTATGCCGATCGCACCGGCGCCACCGGCTTCATCGCTGCCGGTCGCGTGCCGCTGCGCCGGGCGATCTTTGCCGAGAGCCGCCTGCCGGCACCGGGCTGGAGCGGCGCCTATGACTGGCTGGGTACCCTGCCGATGGCGGCCCTGCCGCAATTGCATGGCGACAGAAACGGTGTGCTGGTCACGGCGAACAACGATATCAGACCGGCGGGCTATCGTCCTTTCATCACTGCGGATTGGCCGGAAGAAGACCGCGCGAACCGGATCGGCGCCCTGCTGGAAAACAAGGCTGAGATCACGCCTGATCATCTGAAGGCTGTCCAGATGGACAATCATTCGGCGCCAGTGCTTGCCTTCGTGCGCCGCTGGCTGCCTGTGCTGGCGAAGGCGGACCCGCAGATGGCCGGCATCCTTGAGGCGTGGGATGGCGCCATGGACCGCGACCTTGCAGCCCCGCTGATCGCCACGATCCTGATCGATCGTGTGGCAAAGCAGCTCCTTGCCGACGAGATGCGCGGCCATTTCCCCGACTGGTGGTTCTGGCAGATCGACCGGCTCCAGTTGATCCTCGCCGATGGCCGCGCCTGCGACGATATTGTCAGCCCGGCAAAGGAAAGCTGTGCCGATATTCTCGTCGCGGCCTTTCGCGACACGCGCCGTGACCTCGCCGAAGCTTACGGACCAGATGCGGCGACATGGCGTTGGGGCGACAGCCACCGGGCGCACTTCAATCACCCGGTTTTCCGCCATGTCCCGTTGCTGCGGGATTGGCTCGATGCCGATCTGCCGACGGATGGCGATTTCTTCACGGTTAACCGCGGCACGCCGCTGCCACCCAGAGGCGGGGTCGCCCTCGCCCACGTGCATGGGCCGGGTCTGCGCTTCGTGCTCGATTTCGCCGCACCCGAGGCAGCACAGTTTGCCCTGGCCGGCGGACAATCGGGCAATCCGCTCTCGCGACACTATGACGATTGGCTGACTGATTGGCGGGATGGGGTCTATCGTGGATTAAAGGGTGGCGGGGCGGCGCAATTGGTGTTGCAGCCCGCCGATCCGGATTAG
- the motA gene encoding flagellar motor stator protein MotA has product MLVIVGIVIVFGCVFGAYSVHGDLRVLWQPLEFVIILGAAMGALIISNTKTGLKATGAAFKRALKGPHYKKADYVELLSVLYQIFRLAKTKGMLALEQHVEKPDESTLFAQFPKFQHDHHAVEFLCDYLRMMTLGTENPNEVETLIDAELETHHAELHVGSHAIQSTADAMPALGIVAAVLGVIVTMGSIAEPPEILGGLIGAALVGTFFGILMSYGVFAPIASVVIATDNADAKYYQCMKSGLLAHMQGYPPAVSVEFARKVLWSTERPSFYEVEQAVSALPTP; this is encoded by the coding sequence ATGCTGGTTATCGTCGGCATCGTCATCGTATTTGGCTGCGTCTTTGGCGCCTATTCCGTTCACGGGGACCTACGGGTTCTGTGGCAGCCGCTCGAATTCGTGATCATTCTGGGCGCGGCCATGGGCGCCCTTATCATCAGCAACACAAAAACTGGCCTCAAAGCGACCGGCGCGGCCTTCAAGCGTGCTCTCAAGGGTCCACATTACAAAAAAGCCGATTACGTCGAATTGCTCTCCGTCCTCTACCAGATTTTCCGGCTCGCGAAAACCAAGGGCATGTTGGCCCTGGAGCAGCACGTGGAAAAACCGGACGAGAGCACCCTCTTCGCGCAGTTTCCAAAATTCCAGCACGATCACCATGCCGTCGAGTTTCTGTGCGACTATCTGCGCATGATGACCTTGGGTACCGAAAACCCCAACGAGGTCGAAACCCTGATTGACGCGGAACTGGAGACGCATCACGCCGAGCTCCATGTCGGTAGCCATGCGATCCAGAGCACGGCCGATGCCATGCCCGCCCTTGGCATTGTCGCCGCGGTGCTCGGCGTCATCGTAACAATGGGCTCGATCGCCGAACCGCCGGAAATTCTTGGCGGCCTCATCGGCGCGGCCCTAGTCGGTACGTTTTTCGGTATCTTAATGTCATACGGTGTCTTTGCGCCCATTGCATCGGTCGTTATTGCGACCGACAATGCCGATGCCAAATATTACCAGTGCATGAAGTCCGGCTTGCTGGCCCACATGCAGGGCTATCCACCAGCCGTGTCGGTCGAATTCGCGCGCAAGGTCCTTTGGTCGACCGAACGGCCGAGCTTCTATGAGGTCGAGCAGGCCGTCAGCGCCCTGCCGACGCCTTAA
- the motB gene encoding flagellar motor protein MotB, whose protein sequence is MADERPIIIKRIKKVAGGAHGGAWKVAYADFVTAMMAFFLLLWLLGNTTDEQKKAIGHYFTPTLAITDAATSVSVMDGQEQVMDAASGTAAAEVEIDIEEEGTGATGDGTGEADTEEAAATAEGEKPIDAAEAKAALKATEEKKFEEVKQQIQQVIAESPDLSGLQDNLKIDQTPEGLRIQLLDAEKESMFASGSANMDEKSRRLLGLVAQAVKNLPNKLAISGHTDSSPYVGADGRTNWELSSDRANAARRVLVENGVQASNVRNVVGRADTDPFIADNPADPKNRRISITLLSNVLDTPGGQGAAPAAAPAAPAAPDEPPAEIIPPANVEPDSGG, encoded by the coding sequence ATGGCGGATGAAAGACCGATCATCATCAAGCGGATCAAGAAGGTCGCCGGCGGCGCCCATGGCGGCGCCTGGAAGGTGGCCTATGCCGACTTCGTGACGGCGATGATGGCGTTCTTCCTGTTGCTGTGGCTGCTCGGCAACACCACCGATGAGCAGAAAAAGGCCATCGGCCATTATTTCACCCCCACTCTTGCCATAACCGATGCAGCGACCTCGGTCTCCGTGATGGACGGTCAGGAGCAGGTGATGGACGCAGCCAGCGGCACGGCCGCCGCCGAGGTTGAGATCGATATCGAGGAAGAAGGCACCGGCGCCACGGGCGACGGGACCGGCGAGGCCGATACCGAGGAAGCTGCGGCCACAGCTGAAGGGGAAAAGCCGATCGATGCCGCCGAGGCCAAGGCAGCGCTGAAGGCCACGGAAGAGAAGAAGTTCGAGGAAGTGAAGCAACAGATCCAGCAGGTGATCGCGGAATCGCCGGACCTTTCCGGCCTGCAGGACAATCTGAAGATCGACCAGACTCCGGAAGGACTTCGCATCCAGTTGCTCGATGCCGAGAAGGAATCGATGTTCGCCTCAGGCAGTGCGAACATGGATGAAAAGAGCCGCCGTCTACTTGGTCTGGTCGCGCAGGCCGTCAAGAATTTGCCCAACAAGCTTGCCATCTCGGGCCACACGGATTCGTCCCCCTATGTGGGCGCGGACGGGCGCACCAATTGGGAATTGTCGTCTGATCGCGCCAATGCGGCGCGGCGCGTCCTGGTCGAAAATGGGGTCCAGGCGAGCAATGTCCGTAACGTTGTCGGGCGCGCCGATACAGACCCCTTCATCGCGGACAATCCTGCGGATCCGAAGAACCGCCGTATCTCGATCACGCTATTGAGCAATGTGCTAGATACCCCCGGCGGCCAAGGTGCCGCGCCAGCCGCAGCGCCGGCAGCACCGGCAGCACCGGATGAGCCGCCCGCGGAAATCATCCCGCCTGCAAACGTCGAACCCGATTCCGGCGGGTGA
- a CDS encoding RDD family protein: protein MTDRKPPSIQLSRLDPGGAGRDWSDEAAALHTNIDLADPRRYEGVLLRRFCAAGVDFTIAFILSCVLWLANCMATIATLGLLSLPALVLAPIVIHVAMATYLMAGPRSATLGMRAAGLRVVNTDGRKLDHVQAFLMTAMYFATVTVFFPVLAVGFFADRSRLLHDIVVGSIVVRADPD from the coding sequence TTGACCGACCGCAAACCGCCCTCGATCCAATTGAGCCGCCTAGATCCAGGCGGTGCCGGGCGTGACTGGAGCGACGAGGCAGCGGCCTTGCACACCAATATCGATCTCGCCGACCCGCGCCGCTATGAAGGTGTTCTGCTGCGACGTTTCTGTGCGGCAGGTGTCGATTTCACCATCGCCTTCATCCTGTCCTGCGTGCTGTGGCTGGCCAACTGCATGGCCACAATCGCGACCTTGGGGCTGCTGTCGCTCCCGGCGCTGGTGCTGGCACCGATCGTCATCCATGTGGCGATGGCAACCTATTTGATGGCTGGGCCGCGCAGCGCCACCTTGGGCATGCGGGCCGCCGGCCTGCGGGTGGTTAACACCGACGGTCGCAAACTTGACCATGTGCAAGCATTCCTGATGACGGCGATGTATTTTGCCACCGTCACCGTGTTCTTTCCGGTGCTGGCGGTAGGCTTCTTCGCGGACCGCTCCCGACTGCTGCATGACATCGTCGTCGGCTCGATCGTCGTGCGCGCCGACCCGGATTGA
- a CDS encoding arginyltransferase codes for MSVQSRSFPISFMVTTEVPCPYLPERMERKIITELSGGQATELFELLSRAGFRRSHSIAYRPACAGCQACIPVRIDIANFHPSRSLRRVLARNADLVTEIRPAHPTQEQYQLFSRYLDQRHNDGEMVGMGPQDYASMVADSPIDTRMVEFRDTDRNLIAACLTDWSADGISAVYSFFAADRAQDSLGSFVVLRLIDLARQAGLPYLYLGYWVKGSQKMDYKRRFQPLERYGADGWRRLAADQ; via the coding sequence ATGAGCGTGCAGAGCCGCAGCTTCCCGATCAGCTTCATGGTGACCACCGAGGTCCCGTGTCCCTACCTGCCTGAGCGGATGGAACGAAAGATCATCACCGAACTCTCCGGCGGACAAGCCACCGAATTGTTCGAGCTTCTGTCCAGGGCAGGCTTCCGGCGCAGTCACTCGATCGCCTATCGCCCGGCCTGTGCCGGCTGCCAGGCCTGCATTCCCGTGCGCATCGACATCGCCAATTTTCACCCCTCCCGGTCCCTGCGCCGAGTGCTGGCGCGGAATGCCGACCTGGTGACCGAAATCCGGCCGGCGCATCCAACCCAGGAACAATACCAGTTGTTCAGCCGCTATCTCGACCAGCGCCACAATGACGGCGAAATGGTCGGCATGGGACCGCAGGATTACGCCAGCATGGTTGCCGACAGCCCGATCGACACGCGCATGGTCGAGTTCCGCGATACCGATCGCAACCTGATCGCCGCATGCCTGACGGATTGGAGTGCCGACGGCATTTCCGCCGTCTACAGTTTCTTTGCCGCTGACCGGGCGCAGGACAGTCTCGGCAGCTTCGTGGTGCTGCGCCTGATCGACCTCGCGCGCCAGGCTGGCCTGCCCTACCTCTATCTCGGCTATTGGGTGAAGGGCAGCCAGAAGATGGACTATAAACGGCGATTCCAGCCCCTGGAACGCTATGGCGCCGACGGCTGGCGACGTCTCGCTGCCGACCAATAG
- a CDS encoding TRAP transporter substrate-binding protein, with protein MRRRRFLTGALTAGAAGAATLGGAFPKPALAQDRIEWKMVTAWPKGLPGLGSSAERLAERINQLSGGRLTIKVYAAGELVSPLQGFAAVSQGTAEMAHDFSLYHIGQMPAAGFFSAVPFGLIPSEFNGWMNFAGGQELWDELYDAAGVKPFLAGNTGVQMGGWFLKEVNDVADLKGRKFSIPGYGGEALKKLGVDVMPMASGELFAKLQDGAIDGAEWVGPYNDLSLGLYKITKLYYWPGFQEPGTGLECIVNKSKFSSLPDDLKQIVAAACMAENDLTAAEYSGRSPAALATLVNEHDVQLKKFSRDVLIAFGNASSEVVQEVLDAGDDVTKRIVGSYLKYRKTTLTWTRVSEGGFLAARYLGFTYPTG; from the coding sequence ATGCGACGTCGTCGCTTTCTGACCGGCGCACTCACGGCCGGTGCCGCGGGTGCTGCGACCCTGGGCGGTGCCTTTCCCAAACCCGCTCTCGCCCAAGATCGCATTGAATGGAAAATGGTGACGGCCTGGCCGAAAGGCCTGCCCGGCCTCGGCTCCAGCGCCGAACGACTGGCGGAGCGCATCAACCAATTGTCCGGCGGTCGACTGACGATCAAGGTCTATGCCGCTGGTGAACTGGTATCGCCCCTGCAGGGCTTTGCCGCCGTGTCGCAGGGCACTGCGGAAATGGCCCATGATTTTTCGCTCTATCATATCGGGCAGATGCCGGCCGCCGGCTTCTTCAGCGCCGTGCCGTTCGGCCTCATTCCATCCGAATTCAACGGCTGGATGAACTTTGCCGGCGGACAGGAATTGTGGGACGAACTTTATGACGCCGCCGGCGTCAAACCCTTCCTCGCCGGGAATACCGGCGTGCAGATGGGCGGCTGGTTCCTCAAGGAAGTGAACGATGTCGCCGACCTCAAGGGCCGCAAATTCAGCATTCCCGGCTATGGCGGCGAAGCACTCAAGAAGCTCGGCGTCGACGTCATGCCGATGGCGAGCGGCGAGTTGTTTGCCAAGCTGCAGGACGGTGCCATTGATGGCGCCGAATGGGTCGGGCCCTACAATGATCTTTCGCTCGGCCTCTACAAGATCACCAAGCTCTACTACTGGCCTGGTTTCCAGGAGCCGGGGACGGGACTGGAATGCATCGTCAACAAGAGCAAATTCTCTTCCTTGCCGGACGATCTGAAGCAGATCGTGGCCGCGGCCTGCATGGCCGAGAATGATCTGACGGCGGCGGAATATAGCGGCCGCAGTCCGGCAGCCCTTGCCACGCTGGTGAACGAGCATGACGTGCAGCTCAAGAAGTTCTCCCGCGACGTGCTGATCGCCTTCGGCAATGCTTCCAGCGAAGTCGTCCAGGAGGTGCTCGACGCCGGCGATGACGTGACAAAGCGGATCGTCGGCTCCTATCTCAAATACCGGAAGACCACCCTGACCTGGACCCGCGTCAGTGAAGGCGGCTTCCTCGCCGCCCGGTATCTCGGGTTCACCTATCCGACCGGGTAA
- a CDS encoding LysE family translocator, producing MSWETWAAFTAASALLMVIPGPTILLVISYALGQGWRAAFPMAIGVALGDFTAMTLSMLGLGALLAASATVFTILKWIGAGYMIWLGIKLWRAGGALNAATRRWRLEAQMLGHAWIVTALNPKSIIFFVAFLPQFLNPQADFLTQMLVFEATFLILAFANAIGYALVASRARAAIRNERVVEAANKVGGSLLIGAGILTATARASQS from the coding sequence ATGAGCTGGGAAACCTGGGCCGCATTCACGGCAGCGTCGGCCTTGCTGATGGTCATCCCGGGACCCACGATCCTCCTGGTCATCTCCTATGCCCTCGGCCAAGGCTGGCGCGCGGCCTTCCCCATGGCGATCGGCGTGGCGCTCGGCGACTTCACCGCCATGACCCTGTCCATGCTCGGACTGGGCGCCCTTCTGGCCGCCTCGGCCACGGTATTCACCATTCTCAAATGGATCGGCGCCGGCTACATGATCTGGCTCGGCATCAAGCTGTGGCGCGCCGGCGGTGCGCTCAACGCCGCCACGCGCCGATGGCGCCTCGAGGCTCAGATGCTGGGGCATGCGTGGATCGTCACGGCGCTCAATCCCAAGAGCATCATCTTCTTCGTGGCCTTTCTCCCACAATTCCTCAATCCGCAAGCCGACTTCCTGACCCAGATGCTGGTCTTCGAAGCGACCTTCCTGATCCTGGCCTTCGCCAATGCCATCGGCTATGCGCTCGTCGCCTCGCGGGCGCGGGCCGCAATCCGCAACGAGCGCGTGGTGGAGGCCGCCAACAAGGTCGGCGGCAGCCTGCTGATAGGCGCCGGCATTCTCACCGCGACGGCCCGCGCCAGCCAGAGCTAA
- a CDS encoding TRAP transporter small permease subunit, with protein sequence MQALLAASRGIDAVTAFIGRHVKWLILVAIIVSAVNAIIRKVFDQSSNAWLELQWYLFGAVFMLAAAYTLQRNAHIRIDVISAHLKKRTRDWIDLFGHIVFLLPFVLMMIWLCIPFALDSYQSQEMSMNSGGLIIWPAKFIILAGFVLLLAQAISEIIKRVAVLSGNLHESDDFHGAHATIDPETLGAPTPVPDSERNRGGGDAR encoded by the coding sequence ATGCAGGCACTGCTTGCGGCCAGCCGCGGGATCGATGCGGTGACGGCGTTCATCGGGCGGCATGTGAAATGGCTGATCCTGGTGGCAATCATCGTCAGCGCGGTCAATGCCATCATCCGCAAGGTGTTCGACCAGAGTTCGAATGCCTGGCTGGAACTGCAATGGTACCTGTTCGGCGCCGTGTTCATGCTGGCTGCCGCCTATACCCTGCAGCGCAACGCCCATATCCGCATCGACGTCATCTCCGCGCATCTCAAAAAGCGCACCCGGGACTGGATCGACCTGTTCGGCCATATCGTCTTCCTGCTGCCCTTTGTGCTGATGATGATCTGGCTGTGCATCCCGTTTGCCCTCGACTCCTACCAGTCGCAGGAAATGTCGATGAATTCCGGCGGGCTCATCATCTGGCCGGCCAAATTCATCATCCTGGCGGGTTTTGTCCTGCTGCTGGCACAGGCGATCTCTGAAATCATCAAGCGTGTGGCCGTCCTAAGCGGCAATCTTCACGAGTCCGATGATTTTCACGGGGCACATGCGACGATCGATCCTGAAACGCTGGGCGCACCGACACCTGTGCCCGACAGCGAGCGCAATCGCGGTGGGGGAGATGCCCGATGA
- a CDS encoding TRAP transporter large permease subunit, translating to MIEFIAHNLAPIMFASLVLFLIMGYPVAFALAANGLFFFFIGVELAPISGGEITLSWPLLQTSPGRLLGVMNNETLLAIPFFTFMGIVLEKSGMAEDLLDTVGQLFGPIRGGLAYAVVLVGAVLAATTGVVAASVMAMGLISLPIMLRYGYDRSLATGVIAASGTLAQIIPPSLVLIVLADQLGRSVGDMYAGAIVPGLMLTAIYCAYVFVITIIRPKAAPALPAEARTLGSGAMSLLVVTIVGTAIAFAVALSIGDSIQNGAGIWGATIGASAIYALAVANKTMNLGWLSRLAQEVVVTLIPPLALIFLVLGTIFLGIATPTEGGAMGAAGALLMALAKRRISWGALREALDATTKLSCFVLFILIGARVFSLTFYGVNGHVWVEELMSGLPGGEVGFLIAVNILVFILGCFIDFFEIAFIIIPLLAPVAAKMGIDLIWFGVLLGINMQTSFLTPPFGFALFYMRSVAPVGNWLDKVTGKTLAGVKTTDIYRGAVAFILLQLLMVAAVMLFPQIVTHYQDEISTVDPANVEITLPSSEGLGGSEELPTLPSFDLSEPPAIE from the coding sequence ATGATCGAATTCATCGCCCATAACCTTGCCCCGATCATGTTCGCCTCCCTGGTACTGTTCCTGATCATGGGCTATCCGGTCGCCTTCGCCCTCGCGGCAAACGGCCTGTTCTTCTTCTTCATCGGGGTCGAGCTTGCGCCGATTTCCGGCGGCGAAATCACGCTTTCCTGGCCACTGCTGCAGACATCGCCCGGTCGCCTGCTGGGGGTCATGAACAACGAAACGCTGCTGGCCATCCCCTTCTTCACTTTCATGGGCATCGTGCTGGAGAAATCCGGCATGGCCGAAGATCTGCTCGATACCGTCGGCCAGTTGTTCGGCCCGATCCGCGGCGGTCTTGCCTATGCCGTCGTCCTGGTCGGCGCCGTGCTGGCGGCAACCACCGGCGTGGTGGCCGCATCAGTGATGGCCATGGGCCTCATCTCTCTGCCGATCATGCTGCGCTATGGCTATGACAGGTCGCTGGCGACCGGTGTCATCGCCGCGTCCGGCACGCTCGCACAGATCATCCCGCCCTCGCTGGTGCTGATCGTCCTCGCCGACCAGCTCGGCCGCTCGGTGGGCGACATGTATGCAGGCGCCATCGTTCCCGGCCTGATGCTGACGGCGATCTATTGCGCCTATGTTTTCGTGATCACCATCATCCGTCCCAAAGCCGCACCTGCCCTGCCGGCGGAAGCGCGCACGCTTGGCAGTGGTGCCATGTCGCTGCTCGTCGTGACGATTGTCGGCACGGCGATCGCCTTTGCCGTCGCCCTTTCAATCGGCGACAGCATCCAAAATGGCGCCGGCATCTGGGGTGCTACCATCGGCGCCTCGGCAATCTACGCCCTGGCGGTTGCCAATAAGACAATGAACCTCGGCTGGCTTTCGCGGCTTGCCCAGGAAGTCGTCGTCACCTTGATCCCGCCCTTGGCGCTGATCTTCCTGGTTCTGGGCACTATCTTCCTCGGCATCGCGACACCGACCGAAGGCGGCGCCATGGGTGCCGCCGGTGCCTTGTTGATGGCGCTCGCCAAGCGTCGTATCTCCTGGGGCGCGCTCCGTGAAGCGCTCGATGCCACGACCAAGCTGTCCTGCTTCGTGCTCTTCATCCTGATAGGCGCCCGCGTGTTCTCGCTCACCTTCTATGGCGTCAACGGCCATGTCTGGGTCGAGGAACTCATGTCCGGCCTGCCGGGCGGAGAAGTCGGGTTCCTGATCGCGGTGAACATCCTGGTGTTCATCCTTGGCTGCTTCATCGACTTCTTCGAGATTGCCTTCATCATCATCCCGCTGCTGGCGCCGGTCGCGGCCAAGATGGGCATCGACCTCATCTGGTTCGGTGTCCTGCTCGGCATCAACATGCAGACCAGTTTCCTGACGCCTCCCTTTGGCTTTGCGCTCTTCTACATGCGGTCCGTGGCACCGGTCGGCAACTGGCTCGACAAGGTCACCGGCAAGACGTTGGCCGGCGTCAAGACCACCGACATCTATCGAGGTGCCGTGGCGTTCATCCTGCTGCAGCTGCTGATGGTGGCCGCAGTGATGCTGTTCCCGCAGATTGTCACGCATTACCAGGACGAAATCTCGACCGTTGATCCCGCAAATGTGGAGATTACGCTGCCATCGAGCGAGGGGCTGGGCGGGTCCGAAGAACTGCCGACCCTGCCGAGCTTCGACCTGTCGGAGCCGCCCGCCATCGAGTGA